Proteins encoded within one genomic window of Phototrophicus methaneseepsis:
- a CDS encoding ABC transporter permease, with translation MSVPIVKRNLWHDRGKLTLHIVGIAAALTLISLLLGFRDGMYTSLTAYIDHTGADLIVSQIGSRGLFYANTGLPATLHENIETIPGTTDIDHILVGDTIFSHASIKLPVLIIGYNPETGFGGPWNIGAGRTLQGDDEILIDTWLAWRSGLDVGDSVSILGNDFTVVGLTRETASWMSPYLFMSLVSAEDILQLSGDASFFLLSLSPDANRDLVANIITTEFAGTDVFTPDEMAATDRKFLATVLDRPIGVMLIISTIIALAVMGLIVYTSISNRLPEFGTLKAIGSSNNWLRWLVIRETLSQTFLGFVLSIITSYLVAELIEYVWPQFTVIIRPELIPIIGLAALVMSLLSALWSIQQIAQVDPSVVFRA, from the coding sequence ATGAGTGTCCCAATAGTAAAACGTAATCTTTGGCATGACAGGGGAAAGCTCACGCTTCATATTGTAGGTATTGCTGCTGCTCTCACATTAATCAGTCTACTCCTGGGATTTCGTGACGGGATGTATACTTCACTCACTGCCTATATTGACCATACCGGGGCAGATCTTATTGTCTCACAAATTGGCTCACGTGGGCTATTCTACGCGAATACGGGATTACCCGCCACACTCCATGAGAATATTGAAACTATTCCTGGCACCACTGATATTGATCATATTCTCGTAGGCGATACGATATTCTCTCATGCCAGTATCAAGTTGCCCGTACTTATCATTGGTTACAATCCGGAAACAGGCTTTGGTGGTCCGTGGAACATAGGAGCCGGACGCACACTACAGGGTGATGATGAAATCCTGATTGACACCTGGTTGGCATGGCGTAGTGGACTGGATGTTGGCGACAGTGTTTCTATTTTAGGAAATGACTTTACTGTTGTTGGCTTAACCCGGGAAACAGCTTCGTGGATGAGTCCCTATCTTTTTATGTCCCTTGTTTCAGCCGAGGATATTCTTCAACTATCTGGAGATGCCAGTTTCTTTTTACTGAGCTTATCGCCAGACGCTAATCGAGATCTGGTAGCTAACATCATTACAACCGAATTTGCAGGAACAGATGTATTCACACCAGATGAGATGGCAGCTACAGATCGTAAATTCCTTGCCACTGTTTTGGATCGCCCTATAGGAGTCATGTTAATCATCAGCACCATCATTGCTCTGGCTGTCATGGGGCTAATTGTCTACACCAGTATCAGCAACCGATTGCCAGAATTTGGTACATTAAAGGCGATTGGTTCCAGCAATAACTGGTTGCGCTGGCTTGTTATACGCGAAACCCTGTCTCAGACTTTTTTGGGGTTTGTACTCAGTATCATCACTTCTTATTTAGTCGCAGAACTCATCGAGTATGTATGGCCTCAGTTTACCGTCATCATTCGCCCTGAATTAATTCCGATTATCGGTTTAGCAGCCCTTGTTATGTCGCTATTGTCAGCACTATGGTCTATTCAGCAAATTGCTCAGGTCGATCCTTCCGTTGTGTTTAGAGCTTAG
- a CDS encoding multicopper oxidase domain-containing protein, with protein MISRFSVDTDLYVFHHCHNLAHEDIGLMRNYRVE; from the coding sequence TTGATCAGCCGTTTTAGTGTTGACACTGATCTTTATGTATTCCACCACTGCCATAATCTAGCGCATGAAGACATCGGTCTGATGCGAAATTATCGCGTCGAATAA
- a CDS encoding phosphoenolpyruvate carboxykinase (ATP) produces MRKPSNESKIWWGKVNQPMDLYKFETLHLRLLAYLQGKEVFVQDCFAGAGPAYRLPIRIITETAWHSLFARNMFIQSAPEELAGHVPEFTVINAPGFHAIPELDGTRSEVFVVI; encoded by the coding sequence GTGCGCAAGCCATCCAACGAAAGCAAAATCTGGTGGGGTAAAGTCAACCAGCCCATGGATCTGTACAAGTTTGAAACGCTTCATCTGAGGCTTCTGGCGTACCTGCAAGGCAAAGAGGTGTTTGTGCAAGATTGTTTTGCAGGGGCTGGCCCGGCGTATCGCCTGCCTATTCGCATCATCACCGAAACCGCGTGGCACAGCCTTTTCGCACGCAACATGTTTATCCAGTCCGCACCCGAAGAATTGGCGGGGCATGTCCCCGAATTCACAGTCATCAACGCGCCTGGCTTTCACGCGATCCCCGAGCTGGACGGCACGCGTTCGGAAGTGTTCGTTGTGATCTGA
- a CDS encoding multicopper oxidase family protein produces the protein MRKSHSVSRREFLKIAGVGAVGLASSKLLPGLPFVGKVLAQSDEVPDLEVQLRAVESEVSILSGNPTQVWMYQGEVLQGDPSSLQSIPDSYLGPIFRVRQGQHIRIHFVNELSEASIIHWHGLLLPEAMDAHPGYAIASGETYTYDFEVVNRAGTYWYHPHPHGSTATQVYNGLAGLFIVSDDEESTLSLPANGYDIPLVFQDRSFDADNQLVYISGGMMTQMMTEMMGFLGDNILVNGKADFELDVETRAYRLRLLNGSNFRMLKLGWEDGTPLTVIGTDGGLLETPVERPYVTLSPGERVELWADFNGRTIGSQLLLKSLPFSGVEMGGMMMGGMEMPETTTLPQGEEYTVLKVNIVQESTETLTLPERLSTIQRYALSDAINADAPRTFEIAMINEAWSLNGRTFQMDAVADDEIVQANSLEVWEFVNVVNGGGMGNMPGHDMGNMGGNDDVMTEDQMAHPMHVHGVQFQILERTVDDAFREGWETISAGYVDEGWKDTVLLMPGERVKLLMRFGSDLGLYVFHCHNLEHEDLGLMRNYRVE, from the coding sequence ATGAGAAAGTCTCATTCAGTTAGTCGCCGTGAATTCTTGAAAATCGCAGGTGTTGGGGCAGTCGGGCTGGCATCCAGTAAGCTGTTACCCGGACTGCCGTTTGTTGGCAAGGTTTTAGCTCAATCTGATGAAGTCCCTGATCTTGAAGTGCAGTTACGAGCAGTCGAGAGTGAAGTATCTATCCTCTCCGGGAATCCAACACAGGTATGGATGTATCAGGGGGAAGTCCTTCAGGGTGATCCAAGCTCCTTGCAGTCCATTCCGGATTCATATCTGGGACCCATATTTCGGGTTCGACAGGGACAACATATTCGTATCCATTTTGTAAATGAGCTTTCCGAAGCATCTATCATTCATTGGCATGGCTTATTGTTACCTGAAGCGATGGATGCACATCCTGGTTACGCGATTGCTTCCGGTGAAACCTATACCTATGATTTTGAGGTTGTCAATCGGGCTGGCACTTATTGGTATCATCCGCATCCACATGGATCAACCGCAACTCAGGTTTATAACGGGCTAGCGGGTCTATTTATTGTCAGTGATGACGAGGAATCCACGCTGAGTCTCCCTGCGAATGGCTATGATATCCCATTGGTATTTCAAGACCGATCTTTTGATGCCGATAATCAGCTGGTCTATATCTCTGGCGGCATGATGACCCAAATGATGACCGAGATGATGGGTTTTCTTGGTGACAACATCTTAGTGAATGGGAAAGCAGATTTTGAGCTAGATGTTGAGACTCGTGCCTATCGTTTACGCTTACTCAATGGTTCAAATTTTCGTATGCTCAAGCTCGGTTGGGAAGATGGTACACCACTCACAGTCATCGGAACGGATGGTGGTTTGTTGGAAACCCCTGTTGAACGTCCTTATGTGACCCTCAGTCCGGGTGAGCGCGTTGAACTCTGGGCTGATTTTAACGGTCGAACCATTGGTAGCCAGCTTCTTTTGAAAAGCCTGCCCTTTAGCGGTGTTGAGATGGGTGGGATGATGATGGGCGGTATGGAAATGCCAGAAACCACCACTTTACCACAAGGGGAAGAATATACGGTGCTGAAGGTCAATATTGTTCAGGAGTCTACCGAAACATTGACCCTTCCCGAACGCCTTTCGACTATTCAACGTTATGCTCTGAGTGATGCTATCAATGCTGATGCGCCCCGTACCTTTGAAATTGCCATGATTAATGAAGCATGGTCGTTAAATGGGCGTACTTTCCAGATGGATGCAGTAGCCGATGATGAGATTGTTCAGGCGAATTCTCTGGAAGTCTGGGAGTTCGTCAACGTGGTCAATGGTGGTGGTATGGGAAATATGCCCGGTCACGATATGGGCAACATGGGTGGCAACGATGATGTAATGACTGAAGATCAGATGGCACACCCGATGCATGTTCATGGCGTTCAGTTCCAGATTCTGGAACGCACAGTTGATGATGCTTTCCGCGAAGGATGGGAGACGATCAGTGCTGGTTACGTTGATGAGGGTTGGAAAGATACTGTTCTCTTGATGCCGGGTGAGCGGGTTAAATTACTTATGCGTTTTGGTAGTGATTTGGGTCTATACGTTTTCCACTGCCATAATCTAGAACATGAAGATCTTGGACTGATGCGAAATTATCGCGTCGAATAA
- a CDS encoding heavy-metal-associated domain-containing protein translates to MDPIEKIATGEEQEMVKKTSLTVWGMGCPNCAMRVHNSLVALKGVINAYVDHTTGTAEVEFNPHMVAIPALVGAVAEAGNDGRHAYSAVLLIE, encoded by the coding sequence GTGGATCCAATTGAAAAAATCGCCACCGGTGAAGAGCAGGAAATGGTGAAGAAGACATCGCTCACCGTGTGGGGAATGGGATGTCCCAATTGTGCCATGCGTGTCCACAACAGTCTGGTTGCGCTCAAAGGTGTGATTAATGCCTACGTGGATCATACCACGGGGACAGCCGAAGTGGAGTTCAACCCTCACATGGTTGCGATTCCGGCGCTGGTCGGCGCAGTTGCGGAAGCAGGGAACGATGGACGACATGCATACAGCGCTGTCCTACTCATTGAGTGA
- a CDS encoding L,D-transpeptidase family protein yields MAVHKTSVEAGQPASVEWVDILVPILNVIRKYPNALKIAGVPIAVIALLFLFSMFFGGRVPPNVFVLNMSVGGLPFDDAVAKLEANWTQGTQIPLRADNREWIATPVSLGLLLNAQATIEATEGIGLAGIPFAYRVEPVISIDEVRMRQFLQELSQDIYIAPVNAQYRWHDSVVSGVYGQDGMQLDVEATLHQISQSPLDVLEGEITLVTTVLSSLTNDPDDYLDAATQFVTAPFELTVYDPFADRYLSFTASPETLSTWLEAGESSLVARNDPVFNYIDTLNNSVQSGLPADGYLNVEEVINAINLSLSTESTSAQVLVRFNSTTYEVVAGDTGYRISRKTGIPFFLIDEANPERDLGVLSPGDIINLPSRDVTLPLPVVANKRIIVNLETQSLFAYENGQEVFNWQISSGISEAPTSPGIYQILSHEPIAYGSSYSLCDDTGCGQWELNWFMGIYEVVPGLVNGFHGAVLLPNGTYLGGNNVGVPYTLGCVMSRDDQARQLYEWADHGTIVEIISRDYPPQSELARRAFNL; encoded by the coding sequence ATGGCAGTTCATAAAACCAGCGTTGAGGCGGGGCAACCCGCCTCTGTTGAGTGGGTGGATATACTCGTTCCAATTTTAAATGTTATAAGAAAGTATCCGAATGCTTTGAAGATTGCTGGTGTTCCAATAGCAGTGATCGCACTACTGTTTTTATTCAGTATGTTTTTTGGCGGTCGCGTACCACCCAATGTATTTGTTCTCAATATGTCGGTAGGTGGGTTACCATTTGATGATGCAGTAGCAAAATTGGAAGCCAATTGGACTCAGGGTACACAGATTCCCTTGAGAGCAGACAATCGGGAATGGATAGCTACTCCTGTTAGCTTAGGCTTGCTACTGAATGCACAGGCTACTATAGAAGCTACCGAAGGTATCGGTCTAGCTGGGATTCCATTTGCTTATCGGGTGGAACCTGTGATTTCGATAGATGAAGTTAGGATGCGACAATTTCTCCAAGAATTGTCGCAGGATATCTATATTGCACCCGTTAACGCACAATATAGATGGCATGATAGTGTCGTTTCAGGTGTGTATGGTCAAGATGGTATGCAGTTGGATGTAGAAGCAACCTTGCACCAGATAAGCCAATCCCCACTTGATGTTTTAGAGGGTGAGATCACTTTAGTCACCACCGTACTGTCCTCTTTAACCAATGATCCTGATGATTATCTGGATGCGGCAACACAGTTCGTAACTGCACCGTTTGAGTTGACAGTCTATGATCCTTTTGCAGATCGCTATCTAAGCTTTACGGCTTCACCTGAAACGCTTAGCACATGGCTTGAGGCAGGAGAAAGTAGCTTAGTAGCTAGAAATGATCCAGTGTTTAATTATATTGATACCCTGAATAACAGTGTTCAATCGGGCTTACCAGCTGACGGTTACCTGAATGTTGAAGAAGTGATTAATGCCATTAATTTATCCTTATCAACAGAATCAACCTCAGCACAGGTACTGGTGCGATTTAATTCAACAACTTATGAAGTTGTCGCCGGAGACACAGGCTACCGAATTTCTCGTAAAACAGGCATTCCTTTTTTCTTGATTGATGAAGCCAATCCTGAACGAGACCTCGGTGTTTTGTCGCCGGGTGATATTATCAATTTGCCCTCCCGTGATGTGACCTTACCACTCCCTGTGGTTGCTAACAAACGTATCATCGTTAATCTTGAAACTCAGTCATTATTTGCTTATGAAAATGGTCAAGAGGTTTTCAACTGGCAAATTTCATCGGGCATTTCAGAAGCTCCAACATCACCGGGTATCTATCAGATTCTCAGCCATGAACCGATTGCCTATGGTAGCAGTTATTCCTTATGTGACGATACAGGGTGTGGTCAATGGGAGCTTAACTGGTTTATGGGTATTTACGAAGTTGTGCCAGGATTAGTCAATGGCTTTCATGGGGCTGTTCTCTTGCCAAATGGGACCTATCTCGGCGGAAATAATGTCGGTGTTCCATACACTCTGGGATGTGTCATGTCGCGCGACGATCAGGCAAGGCAACTCTATGAGTGGGCTGATCACGGCACGATTGTTGAAATTATTTCAAGGGACTATCCACCACAGAGTGAACTTGCCCGACGAGCTTTCAATTTATAG
- a CDS encoding ABC transporter permease → MIKLAWRNLIQKPMHFIISTGGVGLAVLLILVMGGVFAGSEEHAVLYMRNQPAELWGMQNGVANLHMSSSRLSADVVQQVQNFPGVAQAIGVLYASAGVEIADTVIYSYVFGIEPDAPFGGPWALADGNGSPGLNEIVIDRDLAQRYGLTIGDTISILGFPLTITGLSEGAFGIATNVVFVNKTAMALLMDVSVQSASYVLIQPEAGIDIERLAEELNQAIPEANILTQAEFIASDQEMIRQMGADILQMMNVIAYIIGVLIIGITVYTAMLERVREFGVLKAIGANTVQLLSTVFAQSFIIALVGFGAGVVLAYLVSVLVISISPEILIFIEPNLWLSQLPILVIVTGIASLLPVQQIRTVDPLVVFKA, encoded by the coding sequence ATGATCAAGTTAGCATGGCGAAATCTGATACAGAAACCAATGCATTTTATTATTAGCACAGGTGGGGTAGGGCTGGCAGTATTACTGATCCTTGTGATGGGAGGTGTTTTTGCTGGCTCAGAAGAACATGCGGTGCTGTACATGCGTAATCAGCCCGCAGAACTCTGGGGTATGCAGAACGGTGTCGCCAATCTCCACATGAGTTCTTCCAGGTTATCAGCAGATGTTGTCCAGCAGGTTCAGAATTTTCCGGGGGTGGCACAAGCAATTGGTGTTCTTTATGCCAGTGCAGGTGTCGAGATTGCTGATACCGTGATTTATAGCTATGTTTTTGGCATTGAACCCGATGCACCCTTTGGTGGACCCTGGGCATTAGCTGATGGGAATGGCAGTCCAGGTCTGAATGAGATTGTGATTGACCGTGATCTGGCGCAGCGATACGGACTCACTATCGGAGACACGATTAGCATACTTGGATTTCCCTTGACAATTACCGGACTGAGTGAAGGGGCATTTGGCATTGCAACTAATGTTGTATTTGTCAATAAAACTGCGATGGCATTATTGATGGATGTCTCCGTGCAGAGTGCCAGTTATGTGCTTATTCAACCCGAAGCAGGAATCGATATAGAGCGGCTGGCTGAGGAACTGAATCAAGCAATCCCTGAAGCTAATATCCTTACTCAGGCGGAATTTATCGCCAGCGATCAGGAGATGATTCGCCAGATGGGAGCGGACATTCTCCAAATGATGAATGTGATCGCCTACATTATCGGTGTATTGATCATTGGCATTACAGTTTATACAGCGATGTTAGAGCGCGTGCGTGAATTTGGTGTTCTGAAGGCAATAGGGGCAAACACCGTTCAACTGCTAAGCACAGTATTCGCACAGTCCTTCATCATTGCATTGGTTGGATTTGGCGCAGGTGTTGTACTAGCTTATCTGGTATCTGTACTTGTCATAAGCATTTCGCCAGAAATTCTAATCTTTATTGAACCCAATCTATGGCTGTCCCAGTTGCCGATATTGGTGATCGTTACAGGCATTGCATCCCTACTACCAGTGCAACAGATCAGAACTGTTGATCCGCTGGTCGTTTTCAAAGCATAG
- a CDS encoding c-type cytochrome gives MRRGGMGTDMPNFGTLLTPEETWALVDYLWQLALEDN, from the coding sequence ATACGACGTGGTGGCATGGGGACGGATATGCCCAATTTTGGCACCCTGCTCACTCCAGAAGAAACATGGGCTTTGGTGGATTATCTGTGGCAACTCGCGCTAGAAGATAATTGA
- a CDS encoding F510_1955 family glycosylhydrolase produces MAKKNTRNRREVKAQQKRQQQMMWIGVGIVAITLVIGLVFLINRTSSVAVAFPDIHGMSFTGDGGQLRVATHTGIVGYQNGNWSKPDLPVNDYMGYSGTENGFFSSGHPGAGSRLVNPIGLVESRDHGANITTINFSGETDFHVMGAAYYGETIYVLNPAPNSLLSAGLHYSLDSGQTWEQSAAEGLIEPPMQIAVHPSEASVLALATRGGVFLSNDFGATFTRISDANIVTSVAFDPDGERLLFGFDSLFSYALSDGQITSLAVSPDIDADQAILYIALNPLDDALAFATSDRDIFYSPDEGQSWEQIATDGMSN; encoded by the coding sequence ATGGCAAAAAAGAACACACGCAATCGCCGCGAGGTGAAAGCACAGCAAAAACGACAGCAACAGATGATGTGGATTGGGGTAGGCATAGTCGCAATTACACTGGTGATAGGTCTTGTATTCCTTATCAATAGGACTAGTAGTGTAGCAGTAGCTTTCCCCGATATTCATGGCATGAGCTTTACGGGTGATGGGGGACAATTACGGGTGGCTACTCATACAGGTATTGTGGGTTACCAGAATGGGAATTGGTCTAAGCCTGATTTGCCGGTTAACGATTATATGGGTTATTCCGGCACTGAAAACGGTTTTTTCAGTAGTGGACATCCCGGAGCCGGGTCGCGGCTTGTGAATCCCATCGGATTGGTGGAAAGTCGGGATCACGGTGCAAATATCACCACGATTAACTTCTCCGGCGAAACCGACTTTCATGTTATGGGTGCAGCTTATTACGGTGAAACGATTTATGTGCTAAATCCGGCCCCCAACTCTCTGCTATCTGCTGGATTACACTACAGCCTTGATAGCGGTCAAACATGGGAACAGAGCGCAGCGGAGGGTTTGATAGAGCCTCCTATGCAGATTGCCGTACATCCAAGTGAGGCGAGTGTGCTTGCATTAGCGACACGCGGTGGTGTATTTTTGTCGAATGATTTTGGTGCGACATTCACACGAATTAGCGACGCGAACATTGTCACATCAGTAGCATTTGATCCTGACGGAGAACGTTTGTTGTTCGGATTTGACAGCCTTTTTTCCTATGCGCTCAGCGATGGACAGATCACATCGCTAGCTGTAAGCCCTGATATAGATGCAGATCAGGCGATTCTTTACATAGCCCTTAATCCCCTGGATGACGCATTGGCGTTTGCGACCTCTGACCGCGATATATTTTATTCCCCGGATGAGGGACAGTCATGGGAGCAAATTGCTACGGATGGAATGAGTAATTAG
- a CDS encoding ABC transporter ATP-binding protein, with protein sequence METKYSLELNKLSKIYGTGNTEVRAVDNVDMQVKPGEIVLIMGPSGSGKTTLLSMAGLLLKPTSGMVSVNGLQASMLKEQQLAALRLRTIGFVFQAYNLIASLSARENIELVMNLAGTKGIKAHQRSSELLSLLGIEHRADHLPADLSGGEKQRVAIARALANDPPLILADEPTGNLDSKTGFEVMELLCCGLGRDEGRSIVIVTHDHRLQEIADRVLWLEDGQLQENADLIHT encoded by the coding sequence ATGGAAACAAAATATAGCCTTGAATTGAATAAATTAAGCAAGATATATGGCACTGGAAATACAGAAGTCCGTGCCGTAGACAATGTTGATATGCAGGTTAAACCCGGTGAAATTGTGTTGATTATGGGGCCTTCTGGTAGCGGGAAGACAACGCTACTCAGTATGGCTGGCTTGCTACTTAAACCAACAAGCGGCATGGTCAGTGTAAATGGTCTACAAGCGTCGATGTTGAAGGAACAGCAACTTGCAGCACTGCGACTGCGAACTATTGGTTTTGTATTTCAAGCGTACAATCTCATCGCATCGCTATCTGCACGCGAAAACATTGAACTGGTTATGAATCTGGCAGGAACTAAGGGTATCAAAGCGCATCAGCGATCATCGGAGCTTTTATCCCTATTAGGAATTGAACACCGTGCTGATCATCTTCCTGCTGACTTATCGGGAGGAGAGAAACAACGTGTTGCTATCGCTCGTGCACTCGCCAACGACCCTCCATTGATTCTTGCTGATGAACCAACCGGCAATCTGGATAGCAAAACGGGATTTGAAGTGATGGAACTTTTATGTTGTGGGTTGGGGCGCGATGAAGGACGCTCAATTGTAATCGTCACGCACGATCATCGCCTGCAAGAAATAGCAGATCGTGTTCTGTGGCTAGAAGACGGTCAACTCCAGGAAAATGCTGACTTGATCCACACCTAG
- a CDS encoding DUF305 domain-containing protein has product MQEETHAPTQQGMKMSYRTFAAMIGTSMIVMFGLMYLNTYEFSHVRWSETRFYMTFIMGAAMAVIMLSFMRGMYSNTKINLAIYLGSLVVFLVALFLVRSQTLVQDSSYMRAMIPHHSIAILTSENAQIEDVRVRELADEIIEAQRREIAEMDWLLADIAENGIASTQAEAEDRPVPEFEANP; this is encoded by the coding sequence ATGCAGGAAGAAACACACGCACCTACACAACAAGGAATGAAAATGAGTTACCGCACATTCGCAGCAATGATTGGAACTTCAATGATTGTCATGTTCGGGTTGATGTATCTTAATACCTACGAGTTTTCGCACGTTCGCTGGAGCGAAACACGCTTTTACATGACCTTTATTATGGGCGCGGCGATGGCAGTGATTATGCTGAGTTTCATGCGGGGTATGTATAGCAATACAAAGATCAATCTAGCAATCTACCTGGGCAGTCTTGTGGTCTTTTTAGTTGCCCTCTTTCTCGTCCGCAGTCAGACTCTAGTTCAGGATTCATCTTATATGCGGGCGATGATTCCCCATCACTCCATCGCTATATTAACCAGCGAAAATGCCCAGATTGAAGATGTACGTGTACGAGAACTTGCCGATGAAATTATCGAGGCGCAACGTCGCGAGATAGCGGAAATGGACTGGCTACTGGCTGATATTGCTGAAAACGGTATTGCATCAACCCAGGCTGAGGCAGAAGATCGTCCGGTTCCTGAGTTCGAGGCTAACCCGTAA
- a CDS encoding type II glyceraldehyde-3-phosphate dehydrogenase, which translates to MSNQKVRVIVNGYGVIGKRIADAVVAQDDMELVGIADVVSDWRIKIAVEKGYPVFASNPEAVDNMRTAGIPLVGTLDDLLKQVDIVADATPKKVASANLEKYRAAGVKSIFQGGEKHSLTGHSFVAQANYNSAIGRDTTRVVSCNTTSIVRTLGALKQAGLLKKARGVLIRRATDPWESDHSGVMNTIVPETTIPSHQGPDAQTVVPDLDVVTIAVVAAHTTSHLHTWSVELTHLATKDEVLAAFRVVPRIAFLQAADGVVALNSTLEMMADLGRPRGDMWEVGLWEDSLTVKGNELFYNYQVYNQAIVVPETIDAIRALTGIEQDGMRSIAKTDQAMGLVRDFVGRHRVITN; encoded by the coding sequence ATGTCTAATCAGAAGGTTCGAGTAATAGTCAATGGTTATGGTGTGATCGGCAAGCGCATCGCCGACGCGGTTGTTGCCCAAGACGATATGGAATTAGTGGGCATCGCTGATGTCGTCAGCGATTGGCGTATCAAAATCGCGGTCGAGAAAGGTTATCCCGTATTTGCTTCGAATCCCGAAGCGGTTGACAACATGCGGACGGCTGGCATCCCGCTGGTCGGTACACTCGACGATTTGCTCAAGCAGGTTGATATTGTAGCTGATGCCACACCAAAGAAAGTTGCATCGGCTAACCTAGAAAAATACCGCGCTGCTGGCGTGAAATCTATCTTTCAGGGTGGCGAGAAACATAGCCTCACTGGTCACTCGTTTGTCGCACAGGCTAATTACAACTCTGCTATAGGTCGTGATACGACTCGCGTGGTATCCTGCAATACTACTAGCATCGTCCGTACTTTGGGGGCGCTAAAGCAAGCTGGGTTACTTAAAAAGGCGCGAGGGGTGTTGATACGCCGCGCTACAGATCCCTGGGAATCAGATCACAGCGGGGTTATGAACACAATTGTGCCTGAGACCACCATTCCATCACACCAGGGCCCTGATGCCCAGACTGTTGTCCCTGACCTGGATGTTGTCACCATTGCCGTCGTAGCGGCTCACACAACCAGTCACTTACACACTTGGAGTGTAGAACTCACCCACCTCGCCACCAAGGACGAAGTGCTGGCGGCCTTCCGCGTTGTTCCGCGTATCGCTTTTCTTCAAGCGGCAGACGGTGTTGTCGCGTTGAATAGCACCCTGGAAATGATGGCTGACCTAGGTCGTCCACGAGGAGATATGTGGGAGGTGGGTCTGTGGGAGGACAGCCTAACTGTCAAGGGAAATGAGTTGTTCTACAACTATCAGGTTTATAACCAAGCCATCGTTGTCCCTGAGACGATTGATGCCATCCGTGCCCTCACAGGCATCGAGCAGGATGGTATGAGGTCTATCGCTAAGACGGATCAAGCGATGGGACTGGTGCGGGATTTCGTTGGACGGCATCGGGTTATTACGAACTGA
- a CDS encoding YHS domain-containing protein, whose translation MNVKDPVCGMEIDPKEAAGKSEYKGQTYYFCSPDCKKAFDKEPEKYVSPDHHHHGEHH comes from the coding sequence ATGAACGTGAAAGACCCGGTCTGCGGTATGGAGATCGATCCCAAAGAGGCCGCTGGCAAATCGGAGTACAAAGGGCAAACCTACTATTTCTGTTCGCCCGACTGCAAGAAAGCCTTCGATAAAGAGCCAGAGAAGTATGTGAGTCCAGATCACCATCATCACGGCGAACACCACTAA